A stretch of Brassica napus cultivar Da-Ae chromosome C6, Da-Ae, whole genome shotgun sequence DNA encodes these proteins:
- the LOC106394569 gene encoding putative glutamine amidotransferase GAT1_2.1 encodes MENLSQILPRVLVVSRRTVRKNKFVDFVGEYHLDLIVRYGCVPVIVPRVTGVHMLLDSFKPIHGVLLCEGEDIDPSLYESEISSLSPEELQEIRETHASDTAIDKEKDSIELGLAKLCLEQNIPYLGICRGSQILNVACGGTLYLDLEKELTNKLREERRTKHIDYDNYDGHRHVVRIVEKSPLHSWFKDSLDGENMEILVNSYHHQGVKRLAQRFVPMAFASDGLMEGFYDPDAYNPEEGKFIMGLQFHPERMRSDDLDEFDYPGCPAAYQEFAKAVIAYQKKLNSTMSVPKTLELDREMENKRRILVRSFSLARNMYAKGAPGKNPSKGSELEVGAEFLESNTALSAEQETRLKEMGATVRNGGSYMKKVKVDEEKQRMARNMMNKMNTEQLSELMAFYHLMGNICGEVLERKLHGNGNECFKDL; translated from the exons ATGGAGAATCTCTCTCAAATCCTCCCTCGTGTCCTCGTCGTCTCTAGACGCACTGTTCGTAAAAACAAATTCGTCGACTTCGTTG GTGAATATCATCTTGATTTGATAGTTCGTTATGGATGTGTCCCCGTGATTGTTCCACGGGTCACTGGTGTTCATATGTTGCTTGATAGCTTCAAGCCAATCCATGGAGTTCTTCTTTGTGAAGGAGAAGACATTGATCCTTCTCTTTATGAATCTGAAATCTCTTCCCTTTCACCAGAAGAGCTtcaagagattagagagacacATGCGAGTGATACAGCTATTGACAAAGAGAAAGATTCCATTGAGTTAGGTCTTGCTAAGCTCTGTCTTGAACAGAACATTCCTTACTTAGGAATCTGCAGAGGATCACAA ATTTTGAATGTTGCTTGTGGTGGGACTCTCTATCTTGATTTAGAGAAAGAGCTAACGAATAAGTTACGGGAAGAACGTAGAACGAAGCACATCGATTATGATAACTATGATGGGCATAGACATGTTGTGAGGATTGTTGAGAAGAGTCCACTTCATTCTTGGTTTAAAGATTCGTTGGATGGAGAAAACATGGAGATTTTGGTTAATAGTTATCACCATCAGGGTGTCAAGAGATTGGCACAGAGGTTTGTGCCCATGGCGTTTGCCTCTGATGGGTTGATGGAAGGTTTTTACGATCCCGATGCGTATAATCCTGAAGAAGGCAAGTTCATAATGGGTTTACAGTTTCATCCCGAGAGAATGAGATCAGATGATCTTGATGAGTTTGATTATCCTGGTTGTCCTGCTGCATATCAG GAATTTGCAAAGGCTGTGATTGCGTATCAGAAGAAGCTGAACAGCACGATGTCTGTCCCAAAGACATTGGAGCTTGATAGAGAGATGGAGAATAAAAGAAGGATACTTGTCCGAAGTTTCTCACTTGCGAGGAATATGTATGCTAAAGGAGCACCTGGTAAGAACCCATCAAAAGGATCAGAGCTCGAAGTTGGTGCCGAGTTTCTTGAG TCAAACACAGCGCTAAGCGCGGAGCAAGAGACGAGGCTGAAGGAGATGGGAGCCACGGTGAGGAACGGGGGATCATATATGAAAAAGGTGAAAGTGGACGAGGAGAAGCAGAGGATGGCAAGGAACATGATGAACAAGATGAACACTGAGCAACTGTCAGAGCTTATGGCATTCTATCATTTGATGGGAAATATATGTGGAGAAGTTTTGGAGAGAAAGCTTCATGGCAATGGCAATGAATGCTTTAAGGATCTGTGA